In Tiliqua scincoides isolate rTilSci1 chromosome 1, rTilSci1.hap2, whole genome shotgun sequence, the following are encoded in one genomic region:
- the MCFD2 gene encoding multiple coagulation factor deficiency protein 2 isoform X2, with amino-acid sequence MNMTTHLRICRIFFLYCLVFASFISSLAEDHAAGSHPPNAGLDKTMVQDKDHVMEHLDGVINKPESEMSPQELQLHYFKMHDYDGNNLLDGLELATAISHVHKEEGEHARLMEEEELIRLIDEVLRDDDKNSDGYIDYAEFAKSLE; translated from the exons ATGAATATGACAACACATCTGAGGATTTGTAGGATTTTTTTCCTCTACTGCCTAGTCTTCGCTTCCTTTATCTCTTCTTTAGCAGAAGACCATGCAGCTGGGAGCCATCCACCTAATGCAGGGCTTGATAAGACCATGGTGCAAGATAAAGA CCACGTCATGGAACACTTAGATGGTGTAATCAATAAACCTGAATCTGAGATGTCGCCGCAAGAATTGCAGCTTCATTACTTCAAAATGCATGATTATGATGGCAACAATTTGCTTGATGGATTAGAGCTTGCCACTGCCATATCACATGTACATAAAGAG GAAGGTGAACACGCTCGGTTAATGGAAGAAGAGGAGTTGATTCGCTTAATAGATGAAGTCTTGCGAGATGACGACAAGAATAGCGATGGTTATATAGACTATGCTGAATTTGCCAAGTCACTGGAATAG
- the MCFD2 gene encoding multiple coagulation factor deficiency protein 2 isoform X1 yields the protein MVAERGQSYSRRCLSWREVVASVDGERRNMNMTTHLRICRIFFLYCLVFASFISSLAEDHAAGSHPPNAGLDKTMVQDKDHVMEHLDGVINKPESEMSPQELQLHYFKMHDYDGNNLLDGLELATAISHVHKEEGEHARLMEEEELIRLIDEVLRDDDKNSDGYIDYAEFAKSLE from the exons ATGGTGGCCGAGAGAGGCCAATCCTATTCTCGCCGGTGCCTCAGCTGGAGGGAGGTTGTCGCGTCAGTCGACGGGGAGCGCAG GAACATGAATATGACAACACATCTGAGGATTTGTAGGATTTTTTTCCTCTACTGCCTAGTCTTCGCTTCCTTTATCTCTTCTTTAGCAGAAGACCATGCAGCTGGGAGCCATCCACCTAATGCAGGGCTTGATAAGACCATGGTGCAAGATAAAGA CCACGTCATGGAACACTTAGATGGTGTAATCAATAAACCTGAATCTGAGATGTCGCCGCAAGAATTGCAGCTTCATTACTTCAAAATGCATGATTATGATGGCAACAATTTGCTTGATGGATTAGAGCTTGCCACTGCCATATCACATGTACATAAAGAG GAAGGTGAACACGCTCGGTTAATGGAAGAAGAGGAGTTGATTCGCTTAATAGATGAAGTCTTGCGAGATGACGACAAGAATAGCGATGGTTATATAGACTATGCTGAATTTGCCAAGTCACTGGAATAG